Proteins encoded in a region of the Panicum hallii strain FIL2 chromosome 3, PHallii_v3.1, whole genome shotgun sequence genome:
- the LOC112884033 gene encoding ubiquitin-like-specific protease 1D isoform X3 yields the protein MALVRPRIDIDWKAPRASSDDEKRRGTSYPTRRFGGLRGELEQRRGERGPAAVADDGANRRVTRAAAKAAARGPDARSDAANVFNFSQEDEEGEDAGRKYSPCSSGKKNYGVLPIIKRKRHGHVGPRTIPVDKMYSSQPFSKSGNQQRAHSIDPEESDHGKCQQSESFSFSRFSKRRKEQLQDSSSVYSRKVQDVVLLDDEDMQTEGEVNYEISDIRNEPKIYYPSRDDPEAVELTSSDISCLDPGAFLSSPVINYYIQNIKRTRLNREDCRDKFYIFNTYFYGKLEEALYQLGDLSKLRRWWKGVNIFHRAYVILPIHGAVHWSLVIICMPAKESVSGPIILHLDSLGMHHSTKILNTVGRYLEEEWQHLKKNTSPETSVSEIICEDLPSNIHKEKVQVPQQNNAYDCGIFMLYYIEQFIREAPESLIAVGSNLKMLLG from the exons atggcgctcGTGCGCCCCCGGATCGATATCGACTGGAAGGCCCCCCGGGCGTCGTCGGACGACGAGAAGCGGCGCGGGACCTCCTACCCCACCAGGAGGTTTGGGGGCCTGCGCGGCGAGCTCGAgcagcggcgcggcgagcgTGGCCCCGCCGCGGTTGCGGACGACGGGGCGAACCGCCGGGTGACGCGCGCGGCCGCGAAG GCTGCTGCTCGGGGACCGGATGCTCGCTccgatgctgccaatgtattcAACTTCA gtcaggaggatgaggaggggGAAGATGCGGGCCGCAAATACTCTCCCTGTTCTAGTGGAAAAAAGAATTATGGCGTG CTACCTATTATTAAACGCAAACGCCATGGGCATGTTGGACCAAGGACTATACCAGTGGATAAGATGTACTCAAGCCAACCATTTTCAAAATCTGGGAACCAGCAGAGGGCTCATTCCATTGATCCAGAGGAGTCGGATCATGGAAAATGTCAGCAGAGTGAAAGTTTCAGTTTCAGTAGATTTTCCAAGAG GAGGAAGGAACAGCTTCAGGATTCATCCTCCGTTTATTCTCGAAAG GTTCAAGATGTGGTTCTATTGGATGATGAAGATATGCAAACTGAGGGAGAAGTAAACTATGAGATTTCTGACATACG GAATGAACCAAAGATCTACTACCCATCAAG AGATGATCCAGAAGCCGTGGAGCTCACCAGCTCAGATATTAGCTGTCTTGACCCTGGAGCATTTTTGTCGTCACCGGTGATAAACTACTACATCCA GAACATCAAAAGGACCAGATTGAACCGTGAAGATTGCAGAGACAAATTCTACATATTTAACACGTATTTTTATGGAAAGCTTGAAGAAGCATTGTATCAGCTG gGTGACTTGTCAAAGTTGAGAAGATGGTGGAAAGGTGTCAATATATTTCATAGAGCATACGTCATCTTGCCGATCCATGGGGC GGTACACTGGAGCTTGGTAATCATTTGCATGCCTGCAAAAGAGAGTGTTTCAGGACCAATCATACTTCATCTGGACTCCCtcgggatgcatcacagtaCTAAGATCTTGAACACAGTTGGGAG ATACCTTGAAGAAGAATGGCAGCACTTAAAGAAGAATACTTCTCCTGAGACATCAGTTTCGGAGATAATATGTGAGGATCTTCCAAGTAATATACACAAGGAAAAAGTTCAG GTTCCACAACAGAATAATGCGTACGACTGTGGCATCTTCATGCTTTATTACATTGAACAGTTTATAAGAGAGGCACCAGAAAG TTTAATTGCAGTTGGTTCAAACCTGAAGATGCTTCTGGGCTAA
- the LOC112884033 gene encoding ubiquitin-like-specific protease 1D isoform X2, giving the protein MALVRPRIDIDWKAPRASSDDEKRRGTSYPTRRFGGLRGELEQRRGERGPAAVADDGANRRVTRAAAKAAARGPDARSDAANVFNFSQEDEEGEDAGRKYSPCSSGKKNYGVLPIIKRKRHGHVGPRTIPVDKMYSSQPFSKSGNQQRAHSIDPEESDHGKCQQSESFSFSRFSKRRKEQLQDSSSVYSRKVQDVVLLDDEDMQTEGEVNYEISDIRNEPKIYYPSRDDPEAVELTSSDISCLDPGAFLSSPVINYYIQNIKRTRLNREDCRDKFYIFNTYFYGKLEEALYQLGDLSKLRRWWKGVNIFHRAYVILPIHGAVHWSLVIICMPAKESVSGPIILHLDSLGMHHSTKILNTVGRYLEEEWQHLKKNTSPETSVSEIICEDLPSNIHKEKVQVPQQNNAYDCGIFMLYYIEQFIREAPESWFKPEDASGLRLRIRELLQEAFESACHVLQYIQQTSKSAGCAARRRTRDARSRSTSRGSYELRSRGPASQGFNALDNLVSRSRRSSPTRPPSSSVAAGPSSPGSATSCATPAIGDDLKATVEDLTKAVQALQATAEANARAIQALSTDQPSSAGHPPSSGEHCYII; this is encoded by the exons atggcgctcGTGCGCCCCCGGATCGATATCGACTGGAAGGCCCCCCGGGCGTCGTCGGACGACGAGAAGCGGCGCGGGACCTCCTACCCCACCAGGAGGTTTGGGGGCCTGCGCGGCGAGCTCGAgcagcggcgcggcgagcgTGGCCCCGCCGCGGTTGCGGACGACGGGGCGAACCGCCGGGTGACGCGCGCGGCCGCGAAG GCTGCTGCTCGGGGACCGGATGCTCGCTccgatgctgccaatgtattcAACTTCA gtcaggaggatgaggaggggGAAGATGCGGGCCGCAAATACTCTCCCTGTTCTAGTGGAAAAAAGAATTATGGCGTG CTACCTATTATTAAACGCAAACGCCATGGGCATGTTGGACCAAGGACTATACCAGTGGATAAGATGTACTCAAGCCAACCATTTTCAAAATCTGGGAACCAGCAGAGGGCTCATTCCATTGATCCAGAGGAGTCGGATCATGGAAAATGTCAGCAGAGTGAAAGTTTCAGTTTCAGTAGATTTTCCAAGAG GAGGAAGGAACAGCTTCAGGATTCATCCTCCGTTTATTCTCGAAAG GTTCAAGATGTGGTTCTATTGGATGATGAAGATATGCAAACTGAGGGAGAAGTAAACTATGAGATTTCTGACATACG GAATGAACCAAAGATCTACTACCCATCAAG AGATGATCCAGAAGCCGTGGAGCTCACCAGCTCAGATATTAGCTGTCTTGACCCTGGAGCATTTTTGTCGTCACCGGTGATAAACTACTACATCCA GAACATCAAAAGGACCAGATTGAACCGTGAAGATTGCAGAGACAAATTCTACATATTTAACACGTATTTTTATGGAAAGCTTGAAGAAGCATTGTATCAGCTG gGTGACTTGTCAAAGTTGAGAAGATGGTGGAAAGGTGTCAATATATTTCATAGAGCATACGTCATCTTGCCGATCCATGGGGC GGTACACTGGAGCTTGGTAATCATTTGCATGCCTGCAAAAGAGAGTGTTTCAGGACCAATCATACTTCATCTGGACTCCCtcgggatgcatcacagtaCTAAGATCTTGAACACAGTTGGGAG ATACCTTGAAGAAGAATGGCAGCACTTAAAGAAGAATACTTCTCCTGAGACATCAGTTTCGGAGATAATATGTGAGGATCTTCCAAGTAATATACACAAGGAAAAAGTTCAG GTTCCACAACAGAATAATGCGTACGACTGTGGCATCTTCATGCTTTATTACATTGAACAGTTTATAAGAGAGGCACCAGAAAG TTGGTTCAAACCTGAAGATGCTTCTGGGCTAAGGCTGAGAATAAGAGAGCTACTGCAGGAAGCATTTGAAAGTGCCTGTCATGTACTGCAGTACATACAACAGACGTCGAAGAGCGCGGGATGTGCGGCGCGCAGAAGAACGCGCGATGCGCGCAGCAGGAGCACGAGCAGAGGAAGCTACGAGTTGCGTAGCCGAGGTCCGGCCAGTCAGGGGTTCAACGCCCTTGACAACTTGGTATCACGATCCCGGCGATCCTCGCCTACTCGACCCCCTTCGTCTTCTGTTGCCGCCGGGCCCTCTTCACCAGGCTCCGCTACTTCCTGCGCCACTCCGGCCATCGGGGATGACCTCAAGGCTACCGTCGAGGACCTCACCAAGGCTGTCCAAGCCCTCCAGGCCACCGCCGAGGCTAATGCCAGGGCCATCCAAGCCCTGTCCACCGATCAACCGTCGTCCGCTGGCCACCCCCCATCGTCTGGTGAACATTGTTACATAATATGA
- the LOC112884033 gene encoding ubiquitin-like-specific protease 1C isoform X4 encodes MALVRPRIDIDWKAPRASSDDEKRRGTSYPTRRFGGLRGELEQRRGERGPAAVADDGANRRVTRAAAKAAARGPDARSDAANVFNFSQEDEEGEDAGRKYSPCSSGKKNYGVLPIIKRKRHGHVGPRTIPVDKMYSSQPFSKSGNQQRAHSIDPEESDHGKCQQSESFSFSRFSKRRKEQLQDSSSVYSRKVQDVVLLDDEDMQTEGEVNYEISDIRNEPKIYYPSRDDPEAVELTSSDISCLDPGAFLSSPVINYYIQNIKRTRLNREDCRDKFYIFNTYFYGKLEEALYQLGDLSKLRRWWKGVNIFHRAYVILPIHGAVHWSLVIICMPAKESVSGPIILHLDSLGMHHSTKILNTVGRYLEEEWQHLKKNTSPETSVSEIICEDLPSNIHKEKVQVPQQNNAYDCGIFMLYYIEQFIREAPERFTIDNLDMLVQT; translated from the exons atggcgctcGTGCGCCCCCGGATCGATATCGACTGGAAGGCCCCCCGGGCGTCGTCGGACGACGAGAAGCGGCGCGGGACCTCCTACCCCACCAGGAGGTTTGGGGGCCTGCGCGGCGAGCTCGAgcagcggcgcggcgagcgTGGCCCCGCCGCGGTTGCGGACGACGGGGCGAACCGCCGGGTGACGCGCGCGGCCGCGAAG GCTGCTGCTCGGGGACCGGATGCTCGCTccgatgctgccaatgtattcAACTTCA gtcaggaggatgaggaggggGAAGATGCGGGCCGCAAATACTCTCCCTGTTCTAGTGGAAAAAAGAATTATGGCGTG CTACCTATTATTAAACGCAAACGCCATGGGCATGTTGGACCAAGGACTATACCAGTGGATAAGATGTACTCAAGCCAACCATTTTCAAAATCTGGGAACCAGCAGAGGGCTCATTCCATTGATCCAGAGGAGTCGGATCATGGAAAATGTCAGCAGAGTGAAAGTTTCAGTTTCAGTAGATTTTCCAAGAG GAGGAAGGAACAGCTTCAGGATTCATCCTCCGTTTATTCTCGAAAG GTTCAAGATGTGGTTCTATTGGATGATGAAGATATGCAAACTGAGGGAGAAGTAAACTATGAGATTTCTGACATACG GAATGAACCAAAGATCTACTACCCATCAAG AGATGATCCAGAAGCCGTGGAGCTCACCAGCTCAGATATTAGCTGTCTTGACCCTGGAGCATTTTTGTCGTCACCGGTGATAAACTACTACATCCA GAACATCAAAAGGACCAGATTGAACCGTGAAGATTGCAGAGACAAATTCTACATATTTAACACGTATTTTTATGGAAAGCTTGAAGAAGCATTGTATCAGCTG gGTGACTTGTCAAAGTTGAGAAGATGGTGGAAAGGTGTCAATATATTTCATAGAGCATACGTCATCTTGCCGATCCATGGGGC GGTACACTGGAGCTTGGTAATCATTTGCATGCCTGCAAAAGAGAGTGTTTCAGGACCAATCATACTTCATCTGGACTCCCtcgggatgcatcacagtaCTAAGATCTTGAACACAGTTGGGAG ATACCTTGAAGAAGAATGGCAGCACTTAAAGAAGAATACTTCTCCTGAGACATCAGTTTCGGAGATAATATGTGAGGATCTTCCAAGTAATATACACAAGGAAAAAGTTCAG GTTCCACAACAGAATAATGCGTACGACTGTGGCATCTTCATGCTTTATTACATTGAACAGTTTATAAGAGAGGCACCAGAAAGGTTCACGATAGATAACCTTGACATG TTGGTTCAAACCTGA
- the LOC112884033 gene encoding ubiquitin-like-specific protease 1C isoform X1 → MALVRPRIDIDWKAPRASSDDEKRRGTSYPTRRFGGLRGELEQRRGERGPAAVADDGANRRVTRAAAKAAARGPDARSDAANVFNFSQEDEEGEDAGRKYSPCSSGKKNYGVLPIIKRKRHGHVGPRTIPVDKMYSSQPFSKSGNQQRAHSIDPEESDHGKCQQSESFSFSRFSKRRKEQLQDSSSVYSRKVQDVVLLDDEDMQTEGEVNYEISDIRNEPKIYYPSRDDPEAVELTSSDISCLDPGAFLSSPVINYYIQNIKRTRLNREDCRDKFYIFNTYFYGKLEEALYQLGDLSKLRRWWKGVNIFHRAYVILPIHGAVHWSLVIICMPAKESVSGPIILHLDSLGMHHSTKILNTVGRYLEEEWQHLKKNTSPETSVSEIICEDLPSNIHKEKVQVPQQNNAYDCGIFMLYYIEQFIREAPERFTIDNLDMFNCSWFKPEDASGLRLRIRELLQEAFESACHVLQYIQQTSKSAGCAARRRTRDARSRSTSRGSYELRSRGPASQGFNALDNLVSRSRRSSPTRPPSSSVAAGPSSPGSATSCATPAIGDDLKATVEDLTKAVQALQATAEANARAIQALSTDQPSSAGHPPSSGEHCYII, encoded by the exons atggcgctcGTGCGCCCCCGGATCGATATCGACTGGAAGGCCCCCCGGGCGTCGTCGGACGACGAGAAGCGGCGCGGGACCTCCTACCCCACCAGGAGGTTTGGGGGCCTGCGCGGCGAGCTCGAgcagcggcgcggcgagcgTGGCCCCGCCGCGGTTGCGGACGACGGGGCGAACCGCCGGGTGACGCGCGCGGCCGCGAAG GCTGCTGCTCGGGGACCGGATGCTCGCTccgatgctgccaatgtattcAACTTCA gtcaggaggatgaggaggggGAAGATGCGGGCCGCAAATACTCTCCCTGTTCTAGTGGAAAAAAGAATTATGGCGTG CTACCTATTATTAAACGCAAACGCCATGGGCATGTTGGACCAAGGACTATACCAGTGGATAAGATGTACTCAAGCCAACCATTTTCAAAATCTGGGAACCAGCAGAGGGCTCATTCCATTGATCCAGAGGAGTCGGATCATGGAAAATGTCAGCAGAGTGAAAGTTTCAGTTTCAGTAGATTTTCCAAGAG GAGGAAGGAACAGCTTCAGGATTCATCCTCCGTTTATTCTCGAAAG GTTCAAGATGTGGTTCTATTGGATGATGAAGATATGCAAACTGAGGGAGAAGTAAACTATGAGATTTCTGACATACG GAATGAACCAAAGATCTACTACCCATCAAG AGATGATCCAGAAGCCGTGGAGCTCACCAGCTCAGATATTAGCTGTCTTGACCCTGGAGCATTTTTGTCGTCACCGGTGATAAACTACTACATCCA GAACATCAAAAGGACCAGATTGAACCGTGAAGATTGCAGAGACAAATTCTACATATTTAACACGTATTTTTATGGAAAGCTTGAAGAAGCATTGTATCAGCTG gGTGACTTGTCAAAGTTGAGAAGATGGTGGAAAGGTGTCAATATATTTCATAGAGCATACGTCATCTTGCCGATCCATGGGGC GGTACACTGGAGCTTGGTAATCATTTGCATGCCTGCAAAAGAGAGTGTTTCAGGACCAATCATACTTCATCTGGACTCCCtcgggatgcatcacagtaCTAAGATCTTGAACACAGTTGGGAG ATACCTTGAAGAAGAATGGCAGCACTTAAAGAAGAATACTTCTCCTGAGACATCAGTTTCGGAGATAATATGTGAGGATCTTCCAAGTAATATACACAAGGAAAAAGTTCAG GTTCCACAACAGAATAATGCGTACGACTGTGGCATCTTCATGCTTTATTACATTGAACAGTTTATAAGAGAGGCACCAGAAAGGTTCACGATAGATAACCTTGACATG TTTAATTGCAGTTGGTTCAAACCTGAAGATGCTTCTGGGCTAAGGCTGAGAATAAGAGAGCTACTGCAGGAAGCATTTGAAAGTGCCTGTCATGTACTGCAGTACATACAACAGACGTCGAAGAGCGCGGGATGTGCGGCGCGCAGAAGAACGCGCGATGCGCGCAGCAGGAGCACGAGCAGAGGAAGCTACGAGTTGCGTAGCCGAGGTCCGGCCAGTCAGGGGTTCAACGCCCTTGACAACTTGGTATCACGATCCCGGCGATCCTCGCCTACTCGACCCCCTTCGTCTTCTGTTGCCGCCGGGCCCTCTTCACCAGGCTCCGCTACTTCCTGCGCCACTCCGGCCATCGGGGATGACCTCAAGGCTACCGTCGAGGACCTCACCAAGGCTGTCCAAGCCCTCCAGGCCACCGCCGAGGCTAATGCCAGGGCCATCCAAGCCCTGTCCACCGATCAACCGTCGTCCGCTGGCCACCCCCCATCGTCTGGTGAACATTGTTACATAATATGA